A single genomic interval of Camelina sativa cultivar DH55 chromosome 11, Cs, whole genome shotgun sequence harbors:
- the LOC109127460 gene encoding putative defensin-like protein 20, producing MLRTKMVSLVLFAAIVLCIVEGQKNIAPWVYNIKSICCREHPSLGRCLPGIDDKADNDGKCWKYCVEGCERGGFCKPFGNKHICHCYC from the exons atgttgAGAACAAAGATGGTCTCTTTGGTTTTATTTGCGGCCATTGTGCTTTGCATTG TAGAAGGACAAAAAAACATCGCGCCGTGGGTATATAATATCAAATCGATATGTTGTAGAGAACATCCAAGTCTCGGAAGATGTCTTCCGGGCATAGATGATAAAGCTGATAATGATGGGAAATGCTGGAAATATTGTGTTGAAGGATGCGAAAGAGGTGGCTTCTGCAAACCTTTTGGAAACAAACATATATGTCATTGCTATTGTTAG
- the LOC104723791 gene encoding defensin-like protein 21 codes for MLRLMIIYMVLFATIVLCMGSNKIDGETNIAPWVYEIKSRCCKEHRSLGRCLPGIDDNPDKNGKCWKYCVQECKRGGFCKRFGKKHICHCCCSVS; via the exons ATGTTAAGACTAATGATtatttatatggttttatttgCAACTATTGTGTTATGCATGG GTTCCAACAAAATAGATGGAGAAACAAACATCGCACCGTGGGTATACGAAATCAAGTCAAGATGTTGTAAAGAACATCGAAGTCTCGGAAGATGTCTTCCAGGGATAGATGATAATCCtgataaaaatggaaaatgctGGAAATATTGTGTTCAAGAATGCAAAAGAGGTGGCTTTTGCAAacgttttggaaaaaaacatatatgtcaTTGTTGTTGTTCGGTTTCATAG